In one Brassica oleracea var. oleracea cultivar TO1000 chromosome C9, BOL, whole genome shotgun sequence genomic region, the following are encoded:
- the LOC106315377 gene encoding LOW QUALITY PROTEIN: putative F-box/LRR-repeat protein At3g28410 (The sequence of the model RefSeq protein was modified relative to this genomic sequence to represent the inferred CDS: inserted 2 bases in 1 codon; deleted 3 bases in 3 codons) — protein MENRRDRWGRRQPRRNPSQRKFQRPKGIIDGADFINSCMPDDILHYILFFIPIDLAMRTSVLSRRWRHVWCEMPCLAIDEYILIKAAAGGVNQTLSSYTASFKLRMRLNNTLPPPLIDSLVELAISRNVEKLSVTILDFRLHKTYSFPDLFYLSSSLNQLXVSWKSLRNLSLIECKLGQESTDNILSGCPVLESLTLYACRSLERLDLRKSLSLRRLEIYHSHPGRELDPSGPVEIVAPHIHFLKLTVYADKQFTLTDVSSLTEAHLYIRINILLDSTAHCFQTLALELLAKLHNVESLTDPSSGIYILSLAELRGDPFPTLKVQTLIIRTEFAQSVPGIARLLQNSPGLKKLTVYMMHGYNIMSRNLDQYWGLKYKVFAPSNDSYSMLGCNVATSKVLAWFMELVLRNAKTLENMVVWLRSRYFDDAQWFEEQLQIVGTLSHNNNVSILLKRKKF, from the exons ATGGAAAATAGGCGAGACAGATGGGGTCGCCGGCAACCTCGTAGAAACCCTAGCCAACGCAAATTCCAACGACCAAAAGGAATAATCGATGGAGCAGATTTCATCAACTCC TGCATGCCAGATGATATCCTCCACTATATTCTCTTCTTCATTCCCATCGATTTGGCCATGAGAACTTCCGTATTATCCAGACGATGGAGGCATGTATGGTGCGAGATGCCTTGTCTCGCAATCGATGAGTATATACTGATCAAGGCTGCTGCAGGTGGGGTAAACCAAACCCTTAGC TCCTACACGGCGAGTTTCAAACTTCGTATGCGCCTTAATAACACTCTACCACCACCCCTGATTGATAGCTTGGTCGAGTTGGCAATCTCTCGCAACGTGGAGAAGCTGTCCGTAACCATCCTTGATTTTAGGCTCCACAAGACTTACAGTTTTCCAGATCTTTTCTACCTCAGCTCCTCTTTAAATCAACT AGTGTCTTGGAAGTCCCTGAGAAACTTGTCACTGATTGAGTGTAAACTTGGACAAGAATCCACTGATAATATTCTCTCTGGCTGTCCAGTTCTCGAAAGCTTGACATTGTATGCGTGCCGTTCCCTTGAGCGTCTTGATCTGCGCAAGTCACTGAGTCTGAGGAGGCTGGAGATATATCATAGTCATCCAGGACGAGAGCTGGATCCTTCAGGACCAGTTGAGATTGTAGCGCCACACATCCAT TTTTTGAAATTGACAGTATACGCTGACAAACAATTTACGTTAACGGATGTCTCCTCATTGACCGAGGCACACCTTTACATTAGGATTAATATACTCCTTGATTCCACGGCTCATTGTTTCCAAACCCTGGCGCTGGAGTTGCTAGCAAAACTGCACAACGTAGAGAGCCTAACTGACCCTTCTTCGGGTATATAT ATTCTATCTCTGGCCGAGCTCCGTGGTGATCCTTTCCCAACGCTCAAGGTCCAAACTTTGATTATTAGAACGGAGTTTGCTCAATCTGTTCCTGGCATAGCAAGGTTACTACAAAATTCACCTGGGCTTAAGAAACTAACAGTATACATGATGCACGGCTACAACATAATG AGTAGGAATCTGGATCAGTATTGGGGATTAAAATATAAGGTGTTTGCTCCTTCAAATGACAGCTATTCAATGTTGGGTTGTAATGTTGCAACGTCAAAAGTCTTGGCTTGGTTTATGGAGCTGGTGCTGAGAAATGCAAAGACATTAGAGAATATGGTTGTATGGTTGAGAAGTAGGTACTTTGATGATGCACAATGGTTTGAAGAGCAACTTCAGATAGTTGGAACACTTTCTCACAATAATAATGTCTCCATTCTACTGAAACGAAAAAAATTCTAA